GATTCAAAATCACGTAAATGATAACATGCAATATACAACTCGTGATAATctaacattttctctttttagcgtagattaatttatttctctAAGCAGGTTACTTGGTTGAAATGCTGCAGTtccataaatatacacatatcaaacacaaacatttgtCAATAATTTGTGTGGGGAAAATGgagaacaaaataacaaaaattaaatggtGCTACAATTTACAGTGTTTCCTCTAAATgcgagaaaaaaacaattaaggtAACATGGCCACGTCTAAccccattttaacattttggcTCAAATACTGAATGCCATGTTCGATTTTCAAGTTTGAGATTAACATCCATAATACCGACAACTGATATACACATCTAAAAATTCAAACTTGGAAAATCAGGTGTGGTTCCTTCTCCTCTAATGGTATTGTCATTCATGATCTTTGTTCCCTGTATCACATTATTGTTATCAAAATATTGCACTTGGATGCATGATATGTGCTAGAAAAACAGCAGCTATCTCTAATATCAATCTCATGCTTTGTGGTTAGAGGTGCTCTTGGATTCTAATTGTGCGTATTCACTCACAAtcataaaagtgtattttggCAGGGCATTTGTTATACTTCACCACAAAATGCATAAGTGAATATCAAAGGTTTTAACTAGGATTTACAAAGGTGGAATGACACAGGAACTGTGGTTCATGGTGATTTAGATatcaaaagcatgttttatgaATCCTCTTTAGTTTGAAAATATCCAGCTGAAGAAGCTGATATCCTTCCGTCACATCTCTGTCTGTTCAAAAAGCTGGTATAGACACATTTCTTCTGACAATCCAGGGTTGAATGTCTTTGAGTGCTTGCTTAAAAGACCCAGAGCGATATAGTCTCATTAGATAAGTGCACCAGAGGTGTGTGGATGAATACGCCATGTGAAAGTCTTTTTGAAAGAATGTCTAAAATCTCTCAtattatctgtttttttctgtacacCTCAGTATATACATTCCTAATGTGCATATTATTGCGACAGTAAGACATGAGGttgcatattttaagaataCATGTATTGCGTTGGATACCTCAAGACATCTACATGAAACAGATATGCTGATCgctaaaaaaataaccaaacaaacaaaaaacaccaaatcATGTGGACATTGATGACACATGAACAAATGGTGCGTTGTGCAAAATTCTGATGTGCCTTGCCTTCAATTGGAATGTCAATAGTGAACTCATTAACCCATAAGGTGAGCACCAAGGTCATgggtgattttatttttcctcaaaCTACGCACGTCTGAGTATGTGGATGTAAGGCTGGGAGATGATTTTGAAAGGTGcgcttaatattaaaaatgaatagtgtttttattaatacaccAGTAACTGAAAACTCagtttaacataaataaaaataattaagtgcACCTTTAAGAGTATAAAATCTGTTACACATTGGCTGCCCCAATGTCCCATAATCTTTAtctctgaaaatgaaataatctgAGCTCCACCTTTAATGGCATGACCATTAACATAACCCAAAAATCCGGCATATTCCTTTGTGCTTCAGTTCATATTCTAAGtgcttttgtatttgtgtgtaagtgtgtgtgcaggtgtgcaTCCTCATTTTCCTTCAGCACTCTCCAGCAGCAATCAACTCTCCCGGTCTGGCTAGTCTGTCCCTTCTGCTTTGCTCCTCCTCGTCCTCATACAAGGTGTGATGGATGCTCAGCAGCGGGAGTGAAGGGTTTCGACTAAAAGGCCCGTGCTGGGTCTCAGGCTCCGTCCCCTGGTTGAGAGGATCTTCGACCTTCGGGAAGTCTGGAGGAGGCATGCTGGGCGTTCCACCATTCATATATGATGCTGTGGAGAGGGTGGCTGTGGAGAAGGCAGTGGTGGTGGACAGTGGAGGAGACTCTTTCTTCTCTAAGGGGACGAAAAGGTGATATACAGTTATAGGGAATACAAACATAAACCAAtactgatattaaaatacaattttgcctaaataaataactaagataaattattttaaagcctACAAGTCAATTCATTCAGAACAGCATTTTAGAAGAGTAGAAATTGATAAATTCATAAAAGATTTTCTAAAGATTTGCTTTAAAATTTTGGCTTATTTGGGTGAGTTAAATAAGGCAAAGGTAATGTAAAAATGGGAAataggaaaaatgtaaaaaattggGCAATCTACTGAATGTACAATTGAGTACTACAGGAATGGAGTCCTAAAAGCCTAATCTAAAAGCGTTTTTGCACTTCCATTTCCATTATCCCAGTCAGTGTGATTTTTGGAATGCCTGAAATAAGGTCTGTGGTTAACAAAAGCTCAacactttcatgttttttctaCGGTTTTATTCTAATACCACTGTGTGATTTTTCTAAGCTTTCATGTGCCTTGAAAAAGGCAAGAAGTCTAATAAATAGGACTACAGAGACATCCAGATGTCTGagacattttaaagtgtgaGACATCTAGACGTCATCACACCAAACAGGAAACAAGTCCGCTTTTACAGCctcattatatttatacttcatGTGCTTGCTATAACTATTCTAATTCAAACACTCCAACTTGTATTCATAGcctaacaaaatgtaaaatttcacaaaatttgtatttgtgaaGATTtccttaatgaataaaataagtaataatcataaagaaaatgaaaccaTCCTATTGACTTTTTATCAAAGGAACTTCAATACTGGCCAACAAAAATACACCATCCCTGCAGCAAACTCTAACAACGCCAATATGGTaccaaataaattgtaaatcCCTAAAGACAATCCAAGCGTACCAGTATGAGAAGATGAGACATGGACAACTGTATGCGGACCCTCAATATACACATTACTGAGAGAGTGCTCAACAACCGGGGGTGGCTCAGGATTGACCGTTTCTGTTTTGGCTTTCTGAATGGTTAGCATGTAAGGATGAACATCCAGCGAGAggttcagtgtgtgtttcttctctatattatttgtttctgcagctgaaaaataaaattaggaaCACAATCAATGAAGGATTTTAATGACATTCTCTACactaaccaaaaaaaattattatattagtacCTTTGTTAGTAGGAGGATATTGGGTGCTCTTGCTGTCCAGAAGTGGAGCAATAATGCTATCTGCTACATTCTTCCTTCGAACTGGTTTAGGTTTCTCTGCTTTTATGCTGTTTTCCAGTCTGGTTAGAGTCAAGGGTTcctgtataaaaacaaaaaactatgaGGCACATTTCACAAACAAGAAGTACGCTATTCTTAAGCTAAATATGAACGAGAACGTCTTACCTTAAAAGGCTGTGGAAGAGGGTTAGATGTGGGGATCCACTTCATCTTCTTACGAGGTCTTTTGATTACTGAGGGCTCTCCTCCCAATTCTCCCACACCGATCACTGAAGGGTCCATATTGGGGTCAACAGTCTGGATCCCAGAGTCTCTCACAGTCGGAGTGGCGTCGTGGTTGGATTGAGCCAATGCTGCCAGCAGCTGCCGCACCACATTATCATACATGAGGTCACTCTCGTTGGTGATAAAGTCCAGTCTGTTGAGAGACTTAATGTGGTCTCTGTTCTCATTACAGAACATGGCCAGAATGTTAATGTCGCAAAACTGTGACTTCTGCCAGCGGCGGCGTGTTTTAATGCCAACCTTGTGCAGCTTGTCGAAGACAAAATTTGACTTGCGGActacaaacaaatgcagcaaGTTCACAAGGATAATGAGGTTCATAGTACACAGCAAAGAGATGTCTACTGCGGCCATAATGCGCTGGAGCTGCACAGCTGGTAGCTTGCAGTTAACATTTAGCCGCAGTTCAGGGATGCTACTAGTGTCCGGCGGCTCGCCAAGAGCACAAGTGAACTCGTTCTGCCTCTGTCGGGCATAGTAGGCGCTCAGGTATGTTATGGGTATTGAGCTGAGGCAGATGATGGCTAAATGTCGTGCCAGGTACAGCTTAGCCAGAAAGTTACTCTGCCCACGGCGCTCAAGATACTTCTCAAACAGGTTCTGCTCGGggctcttctctttctctgcgtTCTCGATGATCTCCCGGCGCTCACGCTCCGTAATCCCCGGCCCCTTGGACTGGATCTGCTTCTCAATCTTGGGCGCTCTGCCTTCGGCTGCCCTGTGGTAGCAGTTGTCGATCTCTTGAAGGAGGAAGTTGAGTTCAGAGGTGAGCCGTGTGGAGGCCAGGAACTCCCATCCCAGAGCAGGTATGTACATGATGCCTGCGAAGGCCAGGAGAGCATAGGGCAGAAACTTGTGCTCAAACAGGGAAGGCGAAGCTGGGGTCCACACCAGGTACTGCATCTCGAGCTCTGTCCAGCAGTAGCCTCTGGCATACAGGGCCTGGTCGCGTGTGAAGTTGTGTGGAGTGTAGCAATATATAGACTCCTctaaaagagaaggaaaaattGCACTTCACTAAATATTTAGGATTTACATCAATTAGATATCACTAGTGCTCATACCAAGTTGGAcaataaaagctaattataaGAGAATAGTGAGATTCGCACCACAACTATAACAATAATGGTTGGAATCGCTTTCAGAGATTTCTTTCCAGGGGATGAACAATATTAGTAAAATtagtagtaataaaatatattgattatcagaaatgcaaatattatagtaaataaaaaaaaatacaattattttatagttattataacTGATGTTAACTagagattacatttttatttaatcaaccattttttttgttgatagtGCATTtcaatttaagaaatatataatgtaatcttaactaaattaaaaggaTGCTCTCATCAAAAGGCGAAAACTGCAACTAAAACTGTGAAATAAGAACAC
This region of Puntigrus tetrazona isolate hp1 chromosome 18, ASM1883169v1, whole genome shotgun sequence genomic DNA includes:
- the LOC122323004 gene encoding LOW QUALITY PROTEIN: pannexin-2-like (The sequence of the model RefSeq protein was modified relative to this genomic sequence to represent the inferred CDS: inserted 3 bases in 2 codons), whose amino-acid sequence is MQNIFEQNLDMATALLAGEKLKELILPGSTQDEKGGALAGLMVQLKLELPFDRVVTIGTVIIPILLVTLVFTRNFAEESIYCYTPHNFTRDQALYARGYCWTEXRDAVPGVDPSFXPSLFEHKFLPYALLAFAGIMYIPALGWEFLASTRLTSELNFLLQEIDNCYHRAAEGRAPKIEKQIQSKGPGITERERREIIENAEKEKSPEQNLFEKYLERRGQSNFLAKLYLARHLAIICLSSIPITYLSAYYARQRQNEFTCALGEPPDTSSIPELRLNVNCKLPAVQLQRIMAAVDISLLCTMNLIILVNLLHLFVVRKSNFVFDKLHKVGIKTRRRWQKSQFCDINILAMFCNENRDHIKSLNRLDFITNESDLMYDNVVRQLLAALAQSNHDATPTVRDSGIQTVDPNMDPSVIGVGELGGEPSVIKRPRKKMKWIPTSNPLPQPFKEPLTLTRLENSIKAEKPKPVRRKNVADSIIAPLLDSKSTQYPPTNKAAETNNIEKKHTLNLSLDVHPYMLTIQKAKTETVNPEPPPVVEHSLSNVYIEGPHTVVHVSSSHTEKKESPPLSTTTAFSTATLSTASYMNGGTPSMPPPDFPKVEDPLNQGTEPETQHGPFSRNPSLPLLSIHHTLYEDEEEQSRRDRLARPGELIAAGEC